A genomic stretch from Natronomonas gomsonensis includes:
- a CDS encoding FAD-dependent oxidoreductase: MGDTFVVIGGDAAGMSAASKVKRDNPEMDVVVFEKGEWVSYAACGMPYYVKGAVDDIDDLVTVTPEEFREERDVDLRTGHEVVGIDPEGQTVTVDDGTETFEQPYDDLLVATGATAIEPPFDGMDLDGVFTIHDMDEAEAIETFVSEQSPETAAIVGGGYVGIEMAEALAERGVDVSIYEMLPHVLQPFGETVAETVEEHLREQGVGLHLETAVSGFDGDGSVEVVELEDDTQLADIAIVGVGVAPNVDLAEDAGIELGPTGAIATDDYGRTNYENVYAAGDCAEARHVVTGEPDHVPLALTANRAGRAIGQTISGSPTPTGDIAGTAIVKAFDLGASRTGLIDEERAREAGFDPVSVTISAASRAHYYPDGSELTVTLMADRESGRVLGSSLVGREGVKRIDTVATALAAEMTVEELQNTDLAYAPPFSPVWDPILTAPKVLQGKLD; the protein is encoded by the coding sequence ATGGGTGATACATTTGTCGTCATCGGCGGAGACGCAGCTGGAATGAGCGCCGCGAGCAAGGTCAAACGGGATAACCCGGAGATGGACGTCGTCGTCTTCGAGAAGGGCGAGTGGGTGTCCTACGCCGCCTGCGGGATGCCGTACTACGTGAAGGGCGCCGTCGACGACATCGACGACCTCGTCACCGTCACGCCCGAGGAGTTCCGCGAGGAGCGGGACGTGGATTTGCGGACCGGCCACGAAGTCGTCGGTATCGACCCGGAGGGCCAGACGGTCACCGTCGACGACGGCACGGAGACGTTCGAACAGCCCTACGACGACCTCCTCGTCGCGACGGGGGCGACCGCGATCGAACCGCCGTTCGACGGGATGGACCTCGATGGCGTATTCACCATCCACGACATGGACGAGGCCGAGGCCATCGAGACGTTCGTCAGCGAGCAGTCTCCCGAGACGGCCGCCATCGTCGGCGGTGGTTACGTCGGCATCGAGATGGCCGAGGCGCTGGCCGAACGCGGGGTCGACGTTTCCATCTACGAGATGCTGCCGCACGTGCTCCAGCCCTTCGGGGAGACGGTCGCGGAAACCGTCGAAGAGCACCTGCGAGAACAGGGCGTCGGACTCCATCTCGAGACTGCCGTCTCCGGATTCGACGGCGACGGCTCCGTCGAGGTCGTCGAACTCGAAGACGACACCCAGCTAGCCGACATCGCTATCGTCGGCGTCGGCGTCGCACCGAACGTCGACCTCGCAGAGGACGCCGGCATCGAGTTGGGTCCGACCGGCGCCATCGCGACCGACGACTACGGCCGCACGAACTACGAGAACGTCTACGCCGCGGGCGACTGTGCCGAGGCGCGCCACGTGGTGACCGGCGAACCCGACCACGTTCCGTTGGCGCTGACGGCCAACCGCGCCGGCCGCGCTATCGGACAAACGATTTCCGGGTCACCGACGCCGACCGGCGACATCGCCGGGACGGCCATCGTGAAGGCCTTCGACCTCGGCGCGTCCCGGACCGGGCTCATCGACGAAGAGCGGGCCCGAGAAGCCGGTTTCGACCCCGTCTCGGTGACGATTTCGGCGGCCTCGCGGGCACACTACTACCCCGACGGCTCGGAACTGACGGTCACGCTGATGGCCGACCGGGAGTCCGGTCGCGTCCTCGGGAGTAGCCTCGTCGGACGGGAGGGTGTCAAACGCATCGACACAGTCGCGACCGCACTCGCCGCGGAGATGACCGTCGAGGAACTCCAGAACACCGACCTCGCGTACGCGCCGCCGTTCAGTCCGGTGTGGGACCCGATACTCACCGCGCCAAAGGTCCTGCAGGGCAAACTGGACTGA
- a CDS encoding MBL fold metallo-hydrolase, which produces MNSIDEWYDVEAVSDGTYRILEGPYYGMYLAAGTERSYLIDAGIGVGDLRALVEGLVDTPVTLLLTHWHWDHIGNAAQFDDVRIHERERSPAGRVALDGRSEEFLGRPANFLERWQAAGEALPDDFDADDYAIEPVENPTPLSGDETFDLGDRTLESLHLPGHSQGQLGFLDRQSGVLYGGDVIHVDEGLYVHLEGGDLRAYLETFERLRELRDAGVFETLLTSHNPPFVGEELAILDRLEDGLRRIIDGDPDYEVVETDWGDARRYEFGGSVVFTEP; this is translated from the coding sequence ATGAACAGCATCGACGAGTGGTACGACGTCGAGGCCGTCTCCGATGGCACCTACCGGATTTTGGAGGGGCCATACTACGGGATGTATCTGGCTGCGGGAACCGAGCGGTCGTATCTCATCGATGCGGGCATCGGCGTCGGTGACCTCCGCGCGCTCGTCGAGGGGTTGGTCGACACCCCCGTCACGCTGTTGCTCACCCACTGGCACTGGGACCACATCGGCAACGCAGCGCAGTTCGACGACGTTCGCATCCACGAACGGGAACGCTCGCCGGCCGGCCGGGTCGCACTCGACGGTCGCTCCGAGGAGTTCCTCGGGCGTCCGGCGAACTTCCTCGAGCGCTGGCAGGCCGCCGGGGAGGCGTTGCCCGACGACTTCGACGCCGACGACTACGCCATCGAGCCAGTCGAGAACCCGACGCCACTGTCGGGCGACGAGACCTTCGACCTCGGTGACCGAACGCTCGAAAGCCTCCACCTCCCGGGACACTCCCAGGGACAGTTGGGCTTTCTCGACCGCCAGTCGGGCGTCCTCTACGGCGGTGACGTGATACACGTCGACGAAGGGCTGTACGTCCACCTCGAAGGCGGTGACTTGCGAGCCTATCTGGAGACGTTCGAACGACTCCGCGAGTTGCGAGACGCCGGCGTCTTCGAGACATTGCTCACGAGTCACAACCCGCCGTTCGTCGGTGAGGAGTTGGCGATTCTCGACCGACTCGAAGACGGGCTTCGACGCATCATCGACGGCGACCCCGACTACGAGGTGGTCGAGACGGACTGGGGTGACGCTCGTCGATACGAGTTCGGGGGGTCAGTGGTGTTTACCGAACCGTAA
- a CDS encoding DUF6498-containing protein, translating to MVSLQTVQHYSPPAETIAVIVANALPLVGVVFLGWDLAALVFLYWFELGILSFWALAQALFAGRPSELDGSPLIAGAVASKRTTIRLPFTDLGIRLSTLPVMAVAIPILTLLWFFAGVMTVGVIGTETPDPDALVMVVLAGFGIFCSEGASTLLEYFYRGGYREHSAQTAIQGVFIRAAVIGVGGMLTAMFVGLGAGAVEPDDPITAVDPTVVGFPLLVGIVLVKFAFDLGGLYRDRLVAFDEASYFELGWAYEPPSEDSILPAKPVTERLRPTGVGRAVGGVSVSNVRRHPGALAVGGFILLVSLLFVMGGVWDTVLVLVALALVVPMMLLLLDYWLRYGGIEYRVSGDTVVAYDRLFRTRLWRIEPWDESGLRIEQGRLDGVLDTSTVVIECSERDLRLPHVRNPDPIIDVFDRRVSGG from the coding sequence ATGGTCTCCCTCCAGACCGTACAACACTACAGTCCTCCCGCGGAGACGATAGCCGTCATCGTTGCGAACGCGCTGCCACTCGTCGGCGTCGTCTTCCTGGGCTGGGACCTCGCGGCCCTCGTCTTTCTCTACTGGTTCGAACTCGGCATCCTCTCGTTTTGGGCACTCGCTCAAGCGCTGTTTGCCGGCCGCCCCTCGGAACTCGATGGTTCTCCACTGATTGCGGGCGCGGTGGCGAGTAAGCGAACGACGATTCGACTTCCGTTTACCGACCTCGGGATTCGGCTTTCGACGCTACCCGTCATGGCCGTCGCCATCCCCATCCTCACACTCCTGTGGTTTTTCGCGGGGGTCATGACAGTCGGCGTCATCGGGACCGAAACACCCGACCCGGACGCACTGGTGATGGTGGTACTCGCCGGCTTCGGCATCTTCTGCAGCGAAGGGGCCTCGACGCTCCTCGAGTATTTCTACCGAGGTGGCTACCGCGAACATAGCGCGCAAACCGCGATTCAGGGCGTGTTCATCCGCGCCGCGGTAATCGGTGTCGGCGGAATGTTGACCGCGATGTTCGTCGGGCTTGGTGCGGGGGCGGTCGAACCCGACGACCCGATTACGGCGGTCGACCCGACTGTCGTCGGCTTCCCGCTCCTGGTTGGAATCGTCCTCGTGAAATTCGCGTTCGACCTCGGGGGTCTCTATCGCGACCGGTTGGTCGCCTTCGACGAGGCGTCGTACTTCGAACTCGGGTGGGCGTACGAACCCCCATCCGAAGACTCCATCCTTCCGGCCAAGCCCGTAACCGAACGACTGCGCCCGACCGGCGTGGGCAGAGCCGTGGGCGGCGTTTCGGTCTCGAACGTGCGACGCCATCCGGGTGCGCTGGCCGTCGGTGGCTTCATCCTCCTCGTGTCGCTGCTCTTCGTCATGGGTGGCGTCTGGGATACTGTGCTTGTCTTGGTGGCACTCGCTCTCGTCGTTCCAATGATGCTTCTCCTGCTCGACTACTGGCTGCGGTACGGTGGCATCGAGTATCGGGTGTCGGGAGACACGGTTGTCGCCTACGACCGACTGTTTCGGACGCGGTTGTGGCGAATCGAGCCGTGGGACGAAAGCGGCTTGCGCATCGAGCAGGGTCGACTTGACGGCGTACTCGACACGTCGACGGTCGTCATCGAGTGTTCCGAGCGGGACCTTCGGCTGCCACACGTTCGGAACCCCGACCCGATTATCGACGTGTTCGACCGTCGTGTCAGCGGCGGCTAA
- a CDS encoding CPBP family intramembrane glutamic endopeptidase, with protein MESSSIPLVEDRPVVAFFLGAYLYTWVVSAPAVFMEPSWSAAILVYVGSFGPPISAAVVTWLRGDDVRAWARQITRWRVGWKWWAVAAGLPIAAAVGITLVLVVVRGPVDLGQAFPSPILFAVIFLFALLLSGGLNEEPGWRGFAQPHLNERYGAVPASLLIGVVWAGWHAPYFVIPVTPHSSFPLVNTLGWVGGILTLSILLGWLYNNTGSVLLVMVLHAMANTADVVIPLAADQIVIDGIIDESAVGVVTVVHLAVYVFIVFAVIAVYGRERLTDGEMPDATDAGARP; from the coding sequence ATGGAAAGTTCTAGCATACCGCTCGTCGAGGACCGTCCAGTCGTCGCGTTCTTCCTCGGTGCGTATCTCTACACGTGGGTGGTTTCGGCGCCGGCCGTGTTCATGGAGCCGAGTTGGTCGGCCGCGATTCTCGTCTACGTGGGGAGTTTCGGCCCGCCGATTAGCGCCGCGGTCGTCACGTGGCTGCGCGGCGACGACGTTCGGGCGTGGGCGCGACAGATTACTCGCTGGCGGGTCGGCTGGAAGTGGTGGGCCGTCGCCGCCGGCCTCCCGATTGCAGCGGCTGTGGGTATCACGCTCGTGCTCGTCGTCGTTCGCGGCCCCGTCGACCTCGGGCAGGCGTTTCCCTCGCCGATTCTGTTCGCCGTCATCTTCCTGTTCGCGCTGCTGTTGAGCGGCGGTCTCAACGAAGAACCCGGCTGGCGTGGGTTCGCCCAGCCACACCTCAACGAGCGCTACGGGGCGGTGCCGGCGAGCCTGCTCATCGGCGTCGTCTGGGCCGGCTGGCACGCCCCCTACTTCGTCATCCCCGTGACGCCGCACTCCAGTTTCCCGCTCGTCAACACGCTCGGCTGGGTCGGCGGGATTCTCACGCTGTCGATTCTGCTCGGGTGGCTGTACAACAACACCGGCAGCGTTCTGCTCGTGATGGTGCTACACGCGATGGCGAACACCGCCGACGTAGTCATTCCGCTGGCGGCGGACCAAATCGTCATCGACGGCATCATCGACGAAAGCGCCGTCGGCGTCGTCACGGTCGTCCACCTCGCAGTGTACGTCTTCATCGTCTTCGCCGTCATCGCCGTCTACGGCCGGGAACGACTCACCGACGGCGAGATGCCGGACGCGACGGATGCCGGTGCCCGGCCCTGA
- a CDS encoding MBL fold metallo-hydrolase, which translates to MSSVPEMTPEDLYEHIEAGEPVTVVDVRQPHEYEKWHIEGPSVETVNVPDRTLTQLDPAEVLADHPTETVVTVCGTGKISRESARHLRRADVDVRNLAGGMEAWADLSVYTELTTDADATVLQFRRPSSGCLAYLVVSGDEAAVIDPLSAFAREYVDVAADHGSELTYAVDTHVHADHVSGVRELGEHTDATAVVPAAAVDRGIDYDISYETIADGETLEVGNSTIAAIHTPGHTSGMTAYYVDEAVLLTGDGLFVDSVARPDLEAGADGAPEAAAQLYQSLQQRVLTLPDETLIAPGHHGTHAEPAADGSYTAPLRDVVERLDILSLPEEEFVEAVLADMPPRPANHTQLIATNLGQRDIPRQRALQLERGPNNCAATAD; encoded by the coding sequence ATGTCTTCCGTCCCCGAGATGACGCCCGAGGACCTGTACGAGCACATCGAGGCGGGTGAACCGGTCACGGTCGTCGACGTGCGCCAACCGCACGAGTACGAGAAGTGGCACATCGAGGGGCCGAGCGTCGAGACGGTCAACGTGCCCGACCGGACGCTGACCCAGTTGGACCCCGCGGAGGTGCTGGCCGACCATCCGACCGAGACGGTCGTGACCGTCTGTGGGACGGGAAAAATCAGTCGTGAATCGGCGCGTCATCTCCGGCGGGCCGACGTCGACGTCCGAAATCTCGCTGGCGGGATGGAGGCGTGGGCGGACCTCTCGGTGTACACGGAACTGACGACGGACGCCGACGCGACGGTGCTGCAGTTCCGGCGCCCCTCCAGCGGCTGTCTGGCGTATCTCGTCGTCTCCGGTGACGAAGCGGCGGTCATCGACCCGCTGTCGGCTTTCGCCCGGGAGTACGTCGACGTTGCGGCCGACCACGGGAGCGAACTCACCTACGCCGTCGACACGCACGTCCACGCCGACCACGTCAGCGGCGTCCGCGAACTCGGCGAACACACCGACGCGACTGCGGTCGTCCCCGCGGCTGCGGTCGACCGCGGCATCGACTACGACATCTCCTACGAGACGATTGCCGACGGCGAGACGCTCGAAGTCGGGAACAGCACGATTGCGGCGATTCACACGCCCGGGCACACCTCGGGGATGACCGCCTACTACGTCGACGAGGCGGTCCTGCTGACCGGCGATGGGCTGTTCGTCGACAGCGTGGCCCGGCCCGACCTCGAAGCCGGCGCCGACGGCGCACCGGAAGCCGCAGCCCAACTGTATCAGTCGCTACAACAGCGGGTTCTCACGCTACCCGACGAGACGCTCATCGCGCCGGGACATCACGGGACCCACGCCGAACCGGCTGCCGACGGCAGTTACACGGCCCCCCTACGCGATGTCGTCGAGCGACTCGATATCCTGTCGCTGCCCGAAGAGGAGTTCGTCGAGGCCGTCCTCGCCGATATGCCGCCGCGGCCCGCGAACCACACCCAGCTCATCGCGACGAACCTCGGCCAACGCGACATCCCACGACAGCGCGCCCTGCAACTCGAACGCGGGCCGAACAACTGTGCGGCGACGGCCGACTGA
- a CDS encoding AIM24 family protein — protein MNLEEFTQSHAPTESEDGFRKTNNRLLEIPVDGTVMIKAGSMIGYTGEMTFTGKSSAEGGLTGFVKEAVTSEGTPIMEAEGSGRLYVADRGKKVQILDLDPDESISVNGNDILGFGSTVDYEINTIGSLSEAAAGGLTNVYLTGPGQVAISTHGDPLVMTPPVVTDPDATVAWSTNLSPSFRTNKMIEIGQTSGETIQMEFTGSDGFVVIQPHEEGSQL, from the coding sequence ATGAACTTAGAAGAATTCACCCAATCGCACGCCCCCACGGAGAGCGAAGACGGCTTTCGGAAGACGAACAATCGACTGCTCGAAATCCCCGTCGATGGGACGGTGATGATAAAGGCCGGGTCGATGATTGGATACACCGGCGAGATGACGTTCACCGGAAAATCCTCCGCCGAGGGTGGACTCACCGGGTTCGTCAAGGAGGCGGTGACGAGCGAGGGGACGCCGATTATGGAAGCCGAGGGGAGCGGTCGGCTCTACGTTGCCGACCGAGGCAAAAAGGTCCAAATCCTCGACCTCGACCCCGACGAATCGATTTCGGTCAACGGCAACGATATCCTTGGCTTCGGGTCCACGGTCGATTACGAAATCAACACCATCGGAAGCCTCTCGGAAGCGGCCGCCGGGGGACTGACCAACGTCTATCTCACCGGTCCCGGACAGGTCGCCATCTCGACGCACGGCGACCCATTGGTGATGACACCGCCGGTCGTGACCGACCCCGACGCAACCGTCGCGTGGAGCACCAATCTCTCACCGTCGTTCAGGACGAACAAGATGATTGAAATCGGACAAACTTCGGGTGAGACGATACAGATGGAGTTCACCGGCTCCGACGGGTTCGTCGTCATTCAACCGCACGAGGAAGGCTCACAGCTGTGA
- a CDS encoding DUF4870 domain-containing protein: MVHIFGFLTGLFGAGIVGAGIVYLASSHQFTKENARHALNWHLSITILAIITIVTFLFGAEELETGTGGTIELITLPAPLDTVVTVVAIVSAFVFIVASFLGLIFPFIATGKAIFGTAWKYPLVPELVSNDE; the protein is encoded by the coding sequence TTGGTCCACATCTTCGGCTTCCTGACCGGCCTCTTCGGAGCCGGTATCGTCGGCGCTGGCATCGTATACCTGGCCTCGAGTCACCAATTCACCAAAGAGAACGCACGGCACGCGCTGAATTGGCATCTATCCATAACCATCCTCGCAATCATCACCATCGTGACCTTCCTGTTCGGTGCCGAAGAACTCGAAACCGGGACGGGAGGGACAATAGAGCTCATAACGCTTCCCGCTCCGTTGGATACCGTCGTCACGGTGGTGGCAATCGTCTCCGCATTCGTGTTCATCGTCGCCTCGTTCCTCGGCTTGATATTCCCGTTTATCGCGACAGGGAAGGCCATCTTCGGAACGGCTTGGAAGTACCCACTGGTTCCCGAACTCGTGTCGAACGATGAGTAA
- a CDS encoding M48 family metalloprotease translates to MPSNHLELYVGMVGAVAGIGVVTVGFLAGTWGVFYAILTFLEIGSPAMLSAGITAIILLTVGYLEYRQVDTIERFADAQTVSRDAAPELYETATRIAAQLDVPVPRIAIAERDVPEALAVGFRPDAVHLVLSRGTLEALEGTDELEAVLAHELAHVKNRDAMIMTAVSLPVVLAEGLGTRVSKVENPGWGAIVVVPLAFLSTVVWVIGRTIVARLSRVRERAADRAAAEATGSPAALASALQRLDRNIAETPNQDLRAVAGVSSLSILSLEPDEPEKVMLGPDGETEPSYWWLRKRLHRIERRLFDTHPPTRDRIEALSAEARRREQTKK, encoded by the coding sequence ATGCCCTCCAATCACCTCGAATTGTATGTTGGAATGGTCGGTGCCGTCGCCGGAATCGGCGTTGTTACCGTTGGGTTTCTCGCGGGAACGTGGGGCGTCTTTTACGCTATTCTCACTTTTCTCGAAATCGGTTCGCCAGCCATGCTTTCGGCCGGAATCACTGCGATAATCCTGTTGACCGTCGGCTATCTCGAATACAGGCAGGTCGACACGATAGAGCGGTTCGCGGACGCCCAGACCGTGAGTCGAGATGCGGCACCGGAACTGTACGAGACGGCGACTCGAATCGCAGCCCAACTCGACGTACCTGTCCCCCGTATTGCAATAGCGGAACGAGACGTACCCGAAGCGTTGGCCGTCGGCTTCCGGCCGGACGCCGTTCACTTGGTGCTCTCGCGTGGCACCCTCGAAGCGCTTGAGGGAACTGACGAGTTGGAAGCGGTACTCGCTCACGAACTCGCTCACGTCAAAAACCGAGACGCGATGATTATGACCGCCGTTTCGCTCCCGGTCGTCCTCGCCGAGGGGCTGGGGACTCGGGTTTCGAAGGTGGAGAATCCCGGTTGGGGCGCCATTGTCGTCGTCCCGCTGGCGTTCCTCTCGACGGTCGTTTGGGTTATCGGACGAACAATCGTCGCCCGGCTTTCGAGAGTCCGAGAGCGGGCAGCCGACCGGGCTGCCGCGGAGGCGACCGGTTCGCCCGCCGCTCTTGCCAGCGCGCTCCAGCGGCTGGACCGAAACATCGCCGAGACACCGAACCAAGACCTCCGGGCGGTTGCGGGTGTCTCGTCGCTATCCATTCTCTCGCTCGAACCGGACGAACCCGAGAAGGTGATGCTCGGCCCCGACGGCGAAACCGAACCGTCCTACTGGTGGCTTCGAAAACGGCTCCACAGAATCGAACGACGGCTCTTCGATACGCATCCGCCGACGCGGGACCGAATCGAGGCACTGTCGGCCGAAGCGCGTCGACGAGAACAGACAAAAAAGTAG
- a CDS encoding erythromycin esterase family protein, with the protein MLPSNRISRRQFATILATTGVSSLAGCSNDSETGGTPTPDDATPSGTPDEGDSSVPLAAIEQQSVPVEFSASSDGFDTVASTVSTAPIVGIGENSHGVREFKTAPYHLIRRLVSNHGYRLIAMEGTLGDFEAINEYVTGGDGRLEAAMSSLDFYFWQTAGLRELFGWLREFNEGRSSDDQAVVYGYDAQFYDTNAEAIRSYFEAVDSEYLSEITDRLEPLTVPPSEKSDAEFITDDRVSFLEELRERLRTKKSTYVDRRSLSAWQLTMRHVWTLERGLRFFETSHQEGTAHAEALRDEAMARNVSWLRDWTGADRAVVLGNSNHTMRGYRGSGETNARMGQHLTDEFGADYYSLGQLFGTGSFGVPTNHARTEFKSFDLGEPIDGTLAATFVSASNSRLFLDFDDARNDANIDRWLGGISEIQFSVPRAAKRGSVPLPASPGDTYDGVLFVQNVTPAQFTSGE; encoded by the coding sequence ATGCTGCCCTCCAACCGAATTTCGCGTCGACAGTTCGCTACGATACTTGCCACGACGGGTGTCAGTTCACTCGCCGGGTGCTCGAACGACTCCGAGACTGGCGGGACGCCCACGCCGGACGACGCCACCCCATCCGGCACACCGGATGAAGGGGACTCTAGTGTCCCCCTCGCCGCAATCGAGCAACAGTCGGTCCCCGTCGAGTTTTCGGCTTCGTCCGACGGATTCGACACCGTCGCTTCGACCGTCTCGACGGCACCGATAGTCGGCATCGGTGAGAACTCCCACGGGGTGCGAGAGTTCAAAACCGCGCCGTACCACTTGATTCGGCGACTCGTTTCGAATCACGGGTATCGACTGATTGCGATGGAAGGGACGCTCGGTGATTTCGAAGCAATCAACGAGTACGTCACGGGTGGCGACGGACGCCTCGAAGCGGCGATGTCGTCGTTGGACTTCTACTTCTGGCAGACAGCGGGTCTCCGAGAGCTCTTCGGGTGGCTTCGGGAGTTCAACGAGGGGCGCTCCTCTGACGACCAAGCCGTCGTCTACGGGTACGACGCCCAGTTCTACGATACGAACGCCGAGGCGATTCGCTCGTATTTCGAGGCGGTCGATTCGGAGTATCTGAGCGAGATAACGGACAGATTGGAGCCGCTCACGGTGCCGCCCTCGGAGAAGTCGGATGCCGAGTTCATCACCGACGACCGTGTCTCGTTCCTCGAAGAACTCCGAGAACGGCTCCGGACGAAGAAATCAACGTACGTCGACCGGCGTTCGCTGTCGGCGTGGCAACTGACGATGCGACACGTCTGGACGCTCGAACGGGGACTGCGGTTCTTCGAGACGAGCCACCAAGAGGGGACCGCCCACGCCGAGGCGCTCCGTGACGAAGCGATGGCGCGGAACGTTTCGTGGCTGCGTGACTGGACGGGCGCCGACCGCGCCGTCGTCTTGGGGAACTCCAATCACACGATGCGGGGCTACCGCGGGTCGGGCGAGACAAACGCGCGAATGGGCCAGCACCTAACCGACGAGTTCGGGGCGGACTACTATTCGCTCGGACAACTGTTCGGCACCGGGTCGTTTGGCGTCCCGACGAATCACGCTCGGACCGAATTCAAGTCCTTCGACCTTGGCGAGCCGATAGACGGAACGCTTGCAGCGACGTTCGTGTCGGCCTCGAACTCACGGCTCTTCCTCGATTTCGACGACGCTCGAAACGACGCGAACATCGACCGATGGCTGGGTGGCATCTCCGAGATTCAGTTCTCGGTTCCGCGCGCCGCCAAGCGAGGGTCCGTCCCCTTGCCGGCATCCCCCGGTGACACCTACGACGGTGTTCTGTTCGTCCAAAACGTCACGCCGGCGCAGTTCACATCCGGAGAGTAG
- a CDS encoding ArsR/SmtB family transcription factor yields the protein MSNAHPATKRVSPRNAGLDVDLEGIAALLEDEHARSILRHTSDEPLSARELMDRCGTSKATTYRRIDRLREHDLIETRQRHDPDGHHCETYVATFEAVTVEFVDGSFEVSLDRSHRSTGESLTVDTEDDRQR from the coding sequence ATGAGTAATGCACACCCCGCTACGAAGCGAGTCAGCCCTCGGAACGCAGGACTCGACGTCGACCTAGAGGGAATCGCAGCCCTCCTCGAAGACGAGCACGCACGCTCCATCCTCCGACACACGAGCGACGAACCGTTGTCGGCGCGTGAGTTGATGGACCGCTGTGGCACCTCGAAAGCGACGACGTATCGACGCATCGACCGCCTCCGGGAACATGACCTCATCGAGACGCGGCAGCGACACGACCCGGACGGCCACCACTGTGAGACGTACGTCGCGACCTTCGAGGCGGTAACCGTCGAATTCGTCGACGGCTCTTTCGAAGTCTCCCTCGACCGGTCACATCGTTCGACAGGAGAGTCACTGACCGTAGACACCGAAGACGACCGTCAGCGTTGA
- a CDS encoding helix-turn-helix transcriptional regulator — MELPALHGKRLLAAILFVAATLVLALQLITPTPVVVSLGQSGAETTQLGEYFTYPEVAVVAVAATLLGGSGTYLLFDDAPDGVDTETRERQQTTTPVGRGTDNADAVRSDGDGIAQPQSEAWDETIERLHNNEKTVFTIVRDAGGKLPQRDIVEETDLSKATVSRTLDTLESKDLLERKRRGMGNVVVLT; from the coding sequence ATGGAATTGCCGGCCCTCCACGGCAAGCGACTGCTCGCAGCGATTCTCTTCGTGGCTGCGACGCTCGTCCTTGCCCTCCAGTTGATTACGCCCACACCAGTCGTGGTCTCCCTCGGGCAAAGCGGCGCAGAAACCACCCAGTTAGGTGAGTACTTCACGTATCCCGAAGTCGCCGTCGTCGCCGTCGCAGCAACACTCCTCGGCGGGAGCGGGACCTATCTCCTCTTCGACGACGCTCCCGACGGAGTGGACACCGAGACGCGAGAGCGTCAACAGACAACGACACCCGTCGGCCGAGGCACCGACAACGCGGACGCCGTGCGCAGCGACGGTGACGGTATCGCTCAACCACAGTCGGAAGCTTGGGACGAGACGATTGAGCGCTTGCACAACAACGAAAAGACCGTGTTCACCATTGTTCGGGACGCCGGTGGGAAACTCCCCCAGCGTGACATCGTCGAGGAAACCGACCTCTCGAAGGCGACGGTCAGCCGGACACTGGATACCCTCGAAAGCAAGGACCTACTCGAGCGCAAACGACGAGGGATGGGAAACGTCGTTGTTCTCACGTAG